From Streptomyces sp. TLI_053, a single genomic window includes:
- a CDS encoding hydrolase yields the protein MDSAAADGPHPGPGPAANPLGHGPVLLLTGARLADGRVVDVRISGDRIQAVGTAGGLGPLPAVPGGPTVTTGARIDLRGYLLLPAPAEPHAHYDVAFSAALPTPPPETPAELTRRVTEAALTSLGYGATAQRTHVRIGDVHGLRRLEAVLTSQQALRGLADLQAVAMPRLLTGRAGADGRAQLREALKLGATAAGGCPELDPDPAGYVQLLLEAAREADCPVDLHTTAADPAQLARLAGALAPLRPRVLVGPCGSLAPGAATVLANSGVRVVCLPQNGACSGLEGLAGGPRPAPLRDLLKARVPLAAGSGSLRDGANPVGRADPLEAAYLLAAAGVLDPDAAYDAVSNQARLALGLPPVRVDAGFPAELLAVRGDSLSGALAGGHSRLVVHSGRVVSRTSAVREFADTVALALPRQSDGTDG from the coding sequence ATGGACAGCGCAGCCGCCGACGGACCGCACCCCGGACCCGGCCCTGCCGCCAACCCGCTCGGGCACGGGCCCGTCCTGCTGCTCACCGGAGCCAGGCTGGCGGACGGCCGGGTGGTGGACGTACGGATCAGCGGCGACCGGATCCAGGCCGTCGGCACCGCCGGCGGCCTCGGCCCCCTGCCCGCCGTGCCCGGCGGGCCCACCGTCACCACCGGGGCCAGGATCGACCTGCGCGGCTACCTGCTGCTGCCGGCCCCGGCCGAGCCGCACGCGCACTACGACGTCGCCTTCTCCGCCGCCCTGCCCACTCCGCCGCCGGAGACCCCCGCCGAGCTCACCCGGCGGGTCACCGAGGCCGCCCTGACCTCGCTCGGCTACGGCGCGACCGCCCAGCGCACCCACGTCCGGATCGGCGACGTGCACGGACTGCGCCGGCTGGAGGCGGTGCTCACCTCCCAGCAGGCGCTGCGCGGCCTCGCCGACCTCCAGGCCGTGGCGATGCCCCGGCTGCTCACCGGAAGGGCCGGGGCGGACGGCCGGGCCCAGCTGCGGGAGGCGCTCAAGCTGGGCGCCACCGCCGCCGGCGGCTGCCCCGAGCTGGACCCGGACCCGGCCGGCTACGTCCAACTGCTGCTGGAGGCCGCCCGGGAGGCGGACTGCCCGGTGGACCTGCACACCACGGCCGCCGATCCGGCGCAGCTGGCCCGGCTGGCCGGAGCGCTCGCCCCGTTGCGGCCCCGGGTGCTGGTCGGTCCCTGCGGGTCGCTCGCGCCGGGCGCCGCGACGGTGCTGGCCAACAGCGGGGTCAGGGTGGTCTGCCTGCCGCAGAACGGCGCCTGTTCGGGGCTGGAGGGCCTGGCGGGCGGGCCGCGGCCCGCGCCGCTGCGGGACCTGCTGAAGGCCCGGGTGCCGCTGGCGGCCGGCAGCGGCTCGCTGCGCGACGGCGCCAACCCGGTCGGGCGGGCGGACCCGCTGGAAGCCGCGTACCTGCTGGCGGCGGCCGGGGTGCTGGATCCCGACGCGGCGTACGACGCGGTCTCCAACCAGGCACGGCTGGCGCTGGGACTGCCGCCGGTGCGGGTGGACGCCGGGTTCCCGGCGGAGCTGCTGGCGGTGCGCGGGGACAGCCTGTCCGGGGCGCTGGCGGGCGGGCACAGCCGGCTGGTGGTGCACAGCGGCCGGGTCGTCAGCCGGACCAGCGCGGTGCGGGAGTTCGCCGACACGGTGGCCCTGGCGCTGCCCCGGCAGTCGGACGGCACGGACGGGTGA
- a CDS encoding UDP-N-acetylmuramate dehydrogenase — protein sequence MEELDAPLAPLTTLRLGGPARRLVTAHTDDEVIAAVRAADAAGQPLLVLGGGSNLVIGDAGFPGTVLRIATTGFALDGTVLELAAGEVWADAVARAVGAGLAGIEFLAGIPGSAGATPVQNVGAYGQEVAQTITEVVAYDRRADEVVTLPNAECAFSYRHSRFKADPERYVVLRVRFGLENAAGLSTPVRYAEVAKHFGVAQDERVGLRAAHEAVLGLRAGKGMVLDPADHDTWSAGSFFTNPVLGPEQYAAFLALAAERELTAPAYPAPDGRTKTSAAWLIDRSGFGKGYGSGPATLSTKHTLALTNRGAATTEDLLALAREIRDGVRAAFGVELVNEPVMVGVSL from the coding sequence CTGGAAGAACTCGACGCCCCCCTCGCCCCGCTGACCACCCTGCGGCTCGGTGGCCCGGCCCGCCGCTTGGTGACCGCGCACACCGACGACGAGGTGATCGCCGCCGTGCGCGCCGCGGACGCGGCGGGGCAGCCGCTGCTGGTGCTCGGCGGCGGCTCCAACCTGGTGATCGGCGACGCCGGTTTCCCCGGCACGGTGCTGCGGATCGCCACCACCGGCTTCGCGCTGGACGGCACCGTCCTGGAGCTGGCGGCCGGCGAGGTCTGGGCCGACGCGGTGGCCCGCGCGGTCGGGGCAGGACTGGCCGGGATCGAGTTCCTCGCCGGCATCCCCGGCTCGGCCGGCGCCACCCCGGTGCAGAACGTCGGCGCCTACGGCCAGGAGGTCGCGCAGACGATCACCGAGGTGGTCGCCTACGACCGCCGGGCCGACGAGGTGGTCACCCTCCCCAACGCCGAGTGCGCCTTCTCCTACCGGCACAGCCGCTTCAAGGCGGACCCCGAGCGCTACGTGGTGCTGCGGGTCCGCTTCGGGCTGGAGAACGCCGCCGGGCTCTCCACCCCGGTGCGCTACGCCGAGGTCGCCAAGCACTTCGGGGTCGCCCAGGACGAGCGGGTCGGCCTGCGGGCGGCGCACGAGGCCGTGCTCGGGCTGCGGGCGGGCAAGGGCATGGTGCTGGACCCGGCGGACCACGACACCTGGTCGGCGGGCTCCTTCTTCACCAACCCGGTGCTGGGCCCCGAGCAGTACGCGGCCTTCCTGGCGCTGGCCGCCGAGCGGGAGCTGACCGCACCCGCCTACCCGGCGCCGGACGGCCGCACCAAGACCTCGGCCGCCTGGCTGATCGACCGGTCCGGCTTCGGCAAGGGCTACGGGAGCGGCCCGGCGACCCTCTCCACCAAGCACACCCTGGCGCTCACCAACCGCGGCGCGGCCACCACCGAGGACCTCCTCGCACTCGCCCGGGAGATCCGGGACGGGGTGCGGGCGGCCTTCGGGGTGGAGCTGGTGAACGAGCCGGTGATGGTCGGCGTCAGCCTCTGA
- a CDS encoding sensor histidine kinase KdpD codes for MARDLTPGTGHRRGRLRVYLGSAPGVGKTYRMLDEARRRQDRGADVVVGWIECHGRRHTEAMLDGLEVVPGVHRAYRETDFEEMDLDGVLRRKPTVVLVDELAHTNIPGGRHGKRWQDVDELLDAGIDVITTVNIQHLESLNDVVQKITGIPQRETVPDEVVRRADQIELVDMAPQALRRRMAHGNVYKAEKVDAALSNYFRVGNLTALRELALLWVAGRVDEGLRDYRASHNIDRVWETRERVVVALTGGPEGETLIRRAARIADRTAGGDLLAVHVTRSDGLAGASSGALAQQRQLVESLGGSYHVVVGDDIPTSLLAFARAHDATQLVLGTSRRGRTARFLTGPGIGETTVDASEDIDVHMVTHEFTGRGRLPALGRRHSRRRTVAGFVAGLVVPSLLTVVLSQFHQQVNLTTDALIFQLGVVVVALLGGATSALLASLVASALLNYFFIPPVHAFTIGETNNIIALTVFAAVALTVSTVVDHATRLTARAARATAEAETLSTLAGSVLRGADALPALLEKSRTAFGMDSVALLGRTGGEVLASCDTAAEPGDAADGDRADTGAAAPDRTLVTTEVPVGADAVLVLTGRRLPAADQRVLTAFAAHVAAALERDRLAVVAAEVEPIKAADRMRTALLAAVSHDLRTPLAAALASVGSLRSPDVEFSPEDRAELLATADESLVRLTRLVDNLLDMSRLQAGALTLHLAETHLDEILPRALDSLADPYAPVQPLDLETVPPVLADPPLLERVLANVITNALRYNAPGAPVLVAASQHAGRVELRVIDRGPGIAPEDRDRVFLPFQRLGDTDNTTGVGLGLALSRGLAEAMGGSLEVEDTPGGGTTMLLTLPAAPARPLPADPAPARPVPVQHPGEAPV; via the coding sequence ATGGCCCGCGACCTCACCCCCGGAACCGGCCACCGACGCGGCCGGCTGAGGGTGTACCTCGGTTCCGCTCCCGGTGTCGGCAAGACCTACCGGATGCTGGACGAGGCCCGGCGCAGACAGGACCGGGGCGCGGACGTCGTCGTCGGCTGGATCGAGTGCCACGGCCGCCGCCACACCGAGGCGATGCTCGACGGCCTGGAGGTCGTGCCGGGCGTCCACCGCGCCTACCGGGAAACCGACTTCGAGGAGATGGACCTCGACGGGGTACTCCGGCGGAAGCCCACGGTCGTGCTCGTGGACGAACTGGCGCACACCAACATCCCCGGCGGGCGGCACGGCAAGCGCTGGCAGGACGTCGACGAGCTGCTGGACGCCGGGATCGACGTCATCACCACGGTCAACATCCAGCACCTGGAGTCGTTGAACGACGTCGTCCAGAAGATCACCGGCATCCCGCAGCGCGAGACCGTCCCGGACGAGGTGGTGCGCCGGGCCGACCAGATCGAACTCGTCGACATGGCCCCCCAGGCGCTGCGCCGCCGGATGGCCCACGGCAACGTCTACAAGGCGGAGAAGGTGGACGCCGCGCTCTCGAACTACTTCCGGGTCGGCAACCTCACCGCCCTGCGCGAGCTCGCCCTGCTCTGGGTGGCCGGGCGGGTCGACGAGGGCCTGCGCGACTACCGGGCCAGCCACAACATCGACCGGGTCTGGGAGACCCGCGAACGCGTCGTGGTCGCCCTCACCGGCGGCCCCGAGGGCGAGACCCTGATCAGACGCGCCGCCCGGATCGCGGACCGCACCGCCGGCGGCGACCTGCTCGCCGTCCACGTCACCCGCAGCGACGGCCTGGCCGGCGCCTCCTCCGGCGCCCTCGCCCAGCAGCGGCAGCTCGTCGAGAGCCTCGGCGGCAGCTACCACGTGGTCGTCGGCGACGACATCCCCACCTCGCTGCTGGCCTTCGCCCGCGCCCACGACGCCACCCAGCTCGTCCTCGGCACCAGCCGCCGCGGCCGGACCGCCCGCTTCCTCACCGGACCGGGCATCGGCGAGACCACGGTGGACGCCTCCGAGGACATCGACGTCCACATGGTCACCCACGAGTTCACCGGCCGGGGCCGGCTGCCCGCCCTCGGCCGGCGCCACTCCCGGCGCCGCACCGTGGCCGGGTTCGTCGCCGGTCTCGTGGTGCCCTCGCTGCTGACCGTGGTCCTCTCGCAGTTCCACCAGCAGGTGAACCTCACCACCGACGCCCTGATCTTCCAGCTCGGCGTCGTCGTGGTCGCCCTGCTCGGCGGCGCCACCTCGGCGCTGCTGGCCTCGCTGGTCGCCTCGGCGCTGCTCAACTACTTCTTCATCCCGCCCGTCCACGCCTTCACCATCGGCGAGACCAACAACATCATCGCCCTGACCGTCTTCGCGGCCGTCGCGCTGACCGTCTCCACCGTGGTCGACCACGCGACCCGCCTCACCGCCCGGGCCGCCCGCGCCACCGCCGAGGCCGAGACCCTCTCCACCCTGGCCGGCAGCGTCCTGCGCGGCGCCGACGCCCTGCCCGCCCTGCTGGAGAAGTCCCGCACCGCCTTCGGCATGGACTCCGTGGCCCTGCTCGGCCGCACCGGCGGCGAGGTGCTCGCCTCCTGCGACACCGCCGCCGAGCCGGGGGACGCCGCCGACGGTGACCGGGCCGACACCGGCGCCGCCGCCCCGGACCGCACCCTCGTCACCACCGAGGTCCCCGTCGGCGCCGACGCCGTCCTCGTCCTCACCGGCCGCCGGCTGCCCGCCGCCGACCAGCGCGTCCTCACCGCCTTCGCCGCCCACGTCGCCGCCGCCCTGGAACGCGACCGCCTCGCCGTCGTCGCGGCCGAGGTCGAACCCATCAAGGCCGCCGACCGGATGCGCACCGCCCTGCTCGCCGCCGTCAGCCACGACCTGCGCACCCCGCTCGCCGCGGCCCTCGCCTCGGTCGGCTCGCTGCGCAGCCCCGACGTCGAGTTCTCCCCCGAGGACCGGGCCGAACTGCTCGCCACCGCCGACGAGTCCCTCGTCAGACTCACCCGGCTGGTGGACAACCTGCTCGACATGAGCCGCCTCCAGGCCGGCGCGCTCACCCTCCACCTCGCCGAGACCCACCTCGACGAGATCCTGCCCCGCGCCCTGGACTCGCTCGCCGATCCGTACGCGCCCGTCCAGCCGCTGGACCTGGAGACCGTGCCGCCGGTGCTCGCCGACCCGCCGCTGCTGGAACGCGTCCTCGCCAACGTCATCACCAACGCCCTGCGGTACAACGCCCCCGGCGCGCCGGTCCTGGTCGCCGCCAGCCAGCACGCCGGACGGGTCGAACTGCGGGTGATCGACCGCGGTCCCGGCATCGCCCCCGAGGACCGGGACCGGGTCTTCCTGCCGTTCCAGCGCCTCGGCGACACCGACAACACCACCGGCGTCGGCCTCGGCCTCGCCCTCTCCCGCGGCCTCGCCGAAGCCATGGGCGGCAGCCTGGAGGTCGAGGACACCCCCGGCGGCGGCACCACCATGCTGCTCACCCTGCCCGCCGCCCCGGCCCGGCCCCTGCCCGCCGATCCGGCACCCGCCCGTCCCGTGCCGGTCCAGCACCCCGGGGAGGCCCCCGTATGA
- a CDS encoding response regulator, with product MSEILVVDDEPALLRTLRINLGARQYAVRTAATGGEALARAAGTSPDAVLLDLGLPDLDGMDVIRVLRSRSAVPIIVLSGRADAADRIGALDAGADDYLTKPFLMDELLARLRAVLRRPPVALGPAVPAPVIGDHTVDLAATTVSGPDGPVRLTPTEWRILSLLLAHPGRLVPGRRILREVWGPAHEERGNYLRVYLAGLRRKLERDPARPRHLITEPGIGYRYEP from the coding sequence ATGAGCGAGATCCTGGTCGTCGACGACGAGCCGGCGCTGCTGCGCACCCTGCGGATCAACCTCGGCGCCCGGCAGTACGCCGTCCGGACCGCCGCGACCGGCGGCGAGGCCCTGGCCCGCGCCGCCGGCACCTCCCCCGACGCCGTCCTGCTCGACCTCGGCCTGCCCGACCTCGACGGCATGGACGTCATCCGCGTTCTGCGCAGCCGTAGCGCGGTGCCGATCATCGTGCTCTCCGGCCGGGCCGACGCCGCCGACCGGATCGGCGCGCTGGACGCCGGCGCCGACGACTACCTCACCAAGCCGTTCCTGATGGACGAGCTGCTGGCCCGGCTGCGCGCCGTGCTGCGCCGCCCGCCGGTCGCCCTCGGCCCCGCGGTGCCCGCGCCGGTGATCGGCGACCACACCGTGGACCTCGCCGCCACCACCGTCAGCGGGCCGGACGGCCCGGTGCGGCTCACCCCGACCGAGTGGCGGATCCTGTCCCTGCTGCTGGCCCACCCCGGCCGGCTGGTGCCCGGCCGGCGGATCCTGCGCGAGGTCTGGGGCCCGGCCCACGAGGAGCGGGGCAACTACCTGCGGGTCTACCTGGCCGGCCTGCGGCGGAAGCTGGAGCGCGACCCGGCCCGGCCTCGCCATCTGATCACCGAGCCGGGGATCGGCTACCGCTACGAGCCCTGA
- a CDS encoding MaoC family dehydratase N-terminal domain-containing protein yields the protein MALDPSFIGRTYPPTEPYEVGREKIREFAVAVGDANPVYRDPEAAKALGHPDVIAPPTFPIVLTMRASGQVVQDPELGLDYSRVVHGDQKFSYTRPVRAGDRLTVSVTVDNIKSLAGNDVLTVRGEVADESGEHVVTSVMTLVARAADEKAGE from the coding sequence ATGGCACTCGACCCTTCCTTCATCGGGCGGACCTATCCGCCCACCGAGCCCTACGAGGTCGGCCGGGAGAAGATCCGCGAGTTCGCCGTCGCCGTGGGTGACGCCAATCCGGTGTACCGCGACCCGGAGGCCGCCAAGGCACTCGGCCACCCGGACGTGATCGCGCCGCCGACCTTCCCGATCGTGCTCACCATGCGGGCCTCCGGCCAGGTGGTCCAGGACCCGGAGCTGGGTCTCGACTACAGCCGGGTCGTGCACGGCGACCAGAAGTTCAGCTACACCCGCCCGGTGCGGGCCGGTGACCGGCTGACCGTCTCGGTCACCGTCGACAACATCAAGTCGCTGGCCGGCAACGACGTGCTCACCGTGCGCGGCGAGGTCGCGGACGAGTCCGGCGAGCACGTGGTGACGTCGGTCATGACCCTGGTGGCCCGGGCCGCCGACGAGAAGGCGGGGGAGTGA
- a CDS encoding adenosine deaminase: MERLLNPRDVRDLPKAHLHLHFTGSMRPATLLELADKHGVRLPEALSSGGTPRLRATDERGWFRFQRLYDTARSVLRDEEDIRRLVLETAEDERRDGSRWLEIQVDPTSYAPRLGGLIPALELILDAVEQAAAATGVGIRVLVAANRMKSPMDARTLARLAVRYTDRGVVGFGLSNDERRGLARDFDRAFDIARRGGLLAAPHGGELAGPESVRDCLDDLGAGRIGHGVRAAEDERLMQRLADRQVTCEVCPSSNVSLGVYERPEDVPLRRLFDAGVPLALGADDPLLFGSRLADQYDLARDVLGFSDPELAELARQSVRGSVAPDSVRKELLADIDAWLTA; the protein is encoded by the coding sequence ATGGAACGCCTGCTGAACCCGCGAGACGTCAGGGACCTTCCGAAGGCCCACCTGCACCTGCACTTCACCGGCTCGATGCGCCCGGCCACCCTGCTGGAACTGGCCGACAAGCACGGGGTCCGGCTGCCGGAGGCGCTCAGCTCCGGCGGGACGCCCCGGCTGCGGGCCACCGACGAACGCGGCTGGTTCCGGTTCCAGCGCCTCTACGACACCGCCCGCTCGGTCCTCCGCGACGAGGAGGACATCCGCCGACTGGTCCTGGAGACCGCCGAGGACGAGCGGCGGGACGGCTCCCGCTGGCTGGAGATCCAGGTCGACCCGACCTCCTACGCGCCCCGGCTGGGCGGGCTGATCCCGGCCCTGGAACTGATCCTGGACGCGGTGGAGCAGGCCGCCGCCGCCACCGGGGTCGGCATCAGGGTCCTGGTCGCGGCCAACCGGATGAAGTCCCCGATGGACGCCAGGACCCTGGCCCGGCTCGCCGTCCGCTACACCGACCGGGGCGTGGTCGGCTTCGGCCTGTCCAACGACGAGCGCCGCGGGCTGGCCCGCGACTTCGACCGGGCCTTCGACATCGCCCGCCGGGGCGGGCTGCTGGCCGCCCCGCACGGCGGCGAACTGGCCGGCCCGGAGTCCGTCCGGGACTGCCTGGACGACCTCGGCGCCGGCCGGATCGGCCACGGGGTGCGGGCCGCCGAGGACGAGCGGCTGATGCAGCGGCTGGCCGACCGCCAGGTGACCTGCGAGGTCTGCCCGTCCTCGAACGTCTCGCTGGGCGTCTACGAGCGCCCGGAGGACGTCCCGCTGCGACGGCTGTTCGACGCCGGGGTGCCGCTGGCGCTCGGCGCGGACGACCCGCTGCTGTTCGGCTCCCGGCTCGCCGACCAGTACGACCTGGCCCGGGACGTGCTGGGCTTCTCCGACCCCGAGCTGGCCGAGCTGGCCCGGCAGTCGGTGCGCGGCTCGGTCGCGCCGGACAGCGTGCGGAAGGAACTGCTGGCGGACATCGACGCCTGGCTGACGGCCTGA
- the rpmG gene encoding 50S ribosomal protein L33 translates to MAATDVRPKITLACVECKERNYITKKNRRNDPDRLEMKKHCPRCNSHTAHRETR, encoded by the coding sequence GTGGCTGCCACCGATGTCCGCCCGAAGATCACGCTGGCCTGCGTGGAGTGCAAGGAGCGGAACTACATCACCAAGAAGAACCGGCGTAACGACCCGGACCGTCTTGAGATGAAGAAGCACTGCCCCCGCTGCAACTCGCACACCGCGCACCGCGAGACCCGCTGA
- a CDS encoding MaoC family dehydratase: MAIGYDEVEVGTELPAQSFPVTRAALVQYAGASGDFNPIHWNERVALEVGLPDVIAHGMFTMAEAVRVVTDWVGDPAAVVEYGVRFVRPVPVPDDGTGSVVEVSGKVAKLLDDGKVQVDLLATYQGQKVLGMAKAVVRLG; the protein is encoded by the coding sequence ATGGCGATCGGATACGACGAGGTCGAGGTCGGCACCGAGCTGCCGGCGCAGTCCTTCCCGGTGACCCGGGCCGCGCTGGTGCAGTACGCGGGCGCCTCCGGCGACTTCAACCCGATCCACTGGAACGAGAGGGTCGCGCTGGAGGTCGGCCTGCCGGACGTCATCGCGCACGGCATGTTCACCATGGCCGAGGCGGTCCGGGTGGTGACCGACTGGGTCGGCGACCCGGCCGCGGTGGTCGAGTACGGCGTCCGCTTCGTCCGCCCGGTGCCGGTGCCCGACGACGGCACCGGCTCGGTGGTCGAGGTCAGCGGCAAGGTGGCCAAGCTGCTCGACGACGGCAAGGTCCAGGTCGACCTGCTGGCGACCTACCAGGGCCAGAAGGTGCTCGGCATGGCCAAGGCGGTCGTCCGGCTCGGCTGA